In Halopseudomonas nanhaiensis, a single window of DNA contains:
- a CDS encoding energy transducer TonB — MRLLVSLGAAMLVALALFGLMVLLVMPPRDDQLPDEELARVGFVRSVSDTSSEEREPRRALPERPQPPDAPEPPPPEVTPPAPAQPEAALDLAIPDVPTDISISTAPSLDNLVAAPSEPQPPAEPAPSSAAPAPAEAPAEAPAPADMGEPGVEEDVTPLVDIPPNYPQRASAAGIEGKVILRFTITAEGRVDNLQVTEAEPPGVFDREARRAAARWRFTPRRENGQAVPREATKTLYFRLQGRGR; from the coding sequence ATGCGTCTGCTGGTCAGTCTCGGCGCTGCGATGCTGGTCGCCCTGGCACTGTTCGGGCTGATGGTCCTGCTGGTCATGCCGCCGCGCGATGACCAGCTACCTGATGAAGAACTGGCCCGGGTCGGTTTCGTTCGCAGCGTCAGTGATACCAGCAGCGAAGAGCGTGAGCCGCGACGCGCGCTACCCGAGCGACCGCAGCCACCGGACGCGCCTGAACCACCGCCGCCGGAGGTAACGCCGCCAGCGCCGGCGCAACCGGAAGCCGCGCTTGATCTGGCGATTCCCGATGTGCCAACCGACATCAGCATCAGCACTGCGCCCAGTCTCGACAACCTCGTGGCTGCCCCGAGCGAGCCGCAGCCGCCTGCTGAGCCGGCGCCCTCCAGCGCCGCGCCAGCGCCGGCGGAAGCGCCGGCGGAAGCGCCCGCTCCGGCTGACATGGGCGAGCCGGGTGTCGAAGAAGACGTGACGCCGCTGGTCGACATTCCGCCCAACTACCCGCAGCGCGCCAGCGCGGCAGGAATCGAGGGCAAGGTGATACTCCGTTTTACCATCACCGCAGAAGGTCGTGTCGACAACCTGCAGGTAACCGAAGCCGAACCGCCGGGAGTGTTCGATCGCGAAGCGCGGCGGGCGGCAGCCCGCTGGCGGTTCACTCCCCGACGCGAGAACGGTCAGGCAGTGCCGCGCGAGGCTACCAAGACATTGTACTTCCGGCTGCAGGGGCGAGGTCGATGA
- a CDS encoding ExbD/TolR family protein — translation MRMRRHHTSSEDEAGIDLTPMLDIVFIMLIFFIVTSSFIKEAGITVQTPSADTAENQPRGNILIAVDASGEIWIDRQQVDIRSVRAAVERMRVDQPDSSVVVQADRDARSGLVIRIMDQVRLAGVADVALAATASGSGGTR, via the coding sequence ATGCGCATGCGCAGGCACCACACCAGCAGCGAAGACGAGGCAGGCATCGATTTGACGCCAATGCTGGACATCGTCTTCATCATGCTGATTTTCTTCATCGTCACCAGCTCCTTCATCAAGGAAGCCGGTATCACCGTGCAGACCCCGTCTGCCGACACGGCCGAGAACCAGCCCAGAGGCAACATATTGATTGCCGTGGATGCCAGCGGCGAGATATGGATCGATCGCCAGCAGGTCGATATCCGTTCGGTCCGCGCTGCCGTTGAGCGGATGCGGGTCGATCAGCCGGACAGCTCGGTCGTCGTGCAGGCCGACCGTGACGCCCGCAGCGGCCTGGTCATCCGTATCATGGATCAGGTCCGACTGGCCGGGGTCGCCGACGTGGCACTGGCGGCGACGGCTTCAGGTTCGGGCGGAACGCGCTGA